A genomic region of Pseudomonas migulae contains the following coding sequences:
- the pnp gene encoding polyribonucleotide nucleotidyltransferase, translating into MNPVIKKFQFGQSTVTLETGRIARQASGAVLVTVDDDVSVLVTVVGAKQADPGKGFFPLSVHYQEKTYAAGKIPGGFFKREGRPSEKETLTSRLIDRPIRPLFPEGFMNEVQVVCTVVSTSKKTDPDIAAMIGTSAALAISGIPFDGPIGAARVAFHESTGYLLNPTYEQQKASSLDMVVAGTSEAVLMVESEAKELTEDQMLGAVLFAHDEFQVVINAVKELAAEAAKPTWTWAPQPEATALLGAIRAEFGDAISQAYTITIKADRYARLGELKDQVVAKLSGEEGQPTSAEVKAAFGEIEYRTVRENIVNGKPRIDGRDTKTVRPLNIEVGVLPKTHGSALFTRGETQALVVATLGTARDAQLLDTLEGEKKDPFMLHYNFPPFSVGECGRMGGAGRREIGHGRLARRSIAAMLPAADVFPYTIRVVSEITESNGSSSMASVCGASLALMDAGVPMKAPVAGIAMGLVKEGEKFAVLTDILGDEDHLGDMDFKVAGTAKGVTALQMDIKIKGITEEIMEIALGQALEARLNILGQMNQIIGQSRTELSENAPTMIAMKIDTDKIRDVIGKGGATIRAICEETKASIDIEDDGSIKIFGETKEAAEAARQRVLGITAEAEIGKIYVGKVERIVDFGAFVNILPGKDGLVHISMLSDARVEKVTDILKEGQEVEVLVLDVDNRGRIKLSIKDVAAAKASGV; encoded by the coding sequence GTGAACCCGGTAATCAAAAAATTCCAGTTCGGTCAGTCGACCGTTACCCTCGAGACTGGCCGTATCGCCCGTCAGGCCTCCGGCGCAGTATTGGTCACCGTTGACGACGACGTCAGCGTGTTGGTGACTGTAGTCGGTGCCAAGCAAGCCGATCCAGGCAAGGGCTTCTTCCCTCTGTCCGTTCACTACCAGGAAAAGACTTACGCTGCCGGTAAGATCCCTGGCGGTTTCTTCAAGCGCGAAGGCCGTCCTTCCGAGAAAGAAACCCTGACTTCCCGACTGATCGACCGTCCGATCCGTCCGCTGTTCCCGGAAGGCTTCATGAACGAAGTGCAGGTTGTCTGCACTGTCGTTTCCACCAGCAAGAAGACCGATCCGGACATCGCTGCGATGATCGGTACCTCGGCTGCGCTGGCCATCTCCGGCATTCCTTTCGATGGCCCGATCGGCGCTGCACGCGTTGCGTTCCACGAAAGCACCGGCTACCTGCTGAACCCGACTTACGAACAACAGAAAGCGTCGAGCCTGGACATGGTCGTTGCCGGTACTTCGGAAGCCGTTCTGATGGTTGAATCGGAAGCCAAAGAGCTGACCGAAGACCAGATGCTGGGCGCGGTACTGTTTGCTCACGACGAGTTCCAGGTGGTGATCAACGCCGTTAAAGAACTGGCCGCTGAAGCTGCCAAGCCGACCTGGACCTGGGCTCCACAGCCAGAAGCCACTGCGCTGCTGGGCGCGATCCGTGCCGAGTTCGGCGACGCGATCTCCCAGGCTTACACCATCACCATCAAGGCCGACCGTTACGCTCGCCTGGGTGAGCTGAAAGACCAGGTGGTTGCCAAGCTGTCCGGTGAAGAAGGTCAGCCGACTTCCGCTGAAGTCAAAGCTGCTTTCGGTGAAATCGAATACCGCACCGTTCGCGAAAACATCGTAAACGGCAAGCCACGTATCGACGGTCGCGACACCAAGACCGTACGTCCTTTGAACATCGAAGTCGGTGTTCTGCCTAAGACCCACGGCTCGGCTCTGTTCACCCGTGGCGAAACCCAGGCACTGGTCGTTGCAACACTGGGCACCGCCCGTGACGCGCAGCTGCTGGACACCCTGGAAGGCGAGAAAAAAGACCCGTTCATGCTGCACTACAACTTCCCTCCGTTCTCGGTAGGTGAGTGTGGTCGCATGGGTGGCGCTGGTCGTCGCGAAATCGGTCACGGCCGTCTGGCCCGTCGTTCGATTGCAGCCATGCTGCCTGCTGCCGACGTGTTCCCGTACACCATCCGTGTCGTGTCGGAAATCACCGAGTCCAACGGTTCGAGCTCCATGGCTTCGGTCTGCGGCGCTTCCCTGGCCCTGATGGATGCCGGCGTTCCGATGAAGGCACCGGTTGCCGGTATCGCCATGGGTCTGGTTAAAGAAGGCGAGAAGTTCGCCGTCCTGACCGACATCCTGGGTGACGAAGACCACCTGGGCGACATGGACTTCAAAGTAGCCGGTACCGCCAAAGGTGTTACCGCGCTGCAGATGGACATCAAGATCAAAGGCATCACCGAAGAAATCATGGAAATCGCTCTGGGCCAAGCCCTGGAAGCGCGCCTGAACATCCTCGGTCAGATGAACCAGATCATTGGCCAGTCGCGTACCGAACTGTCGGAAAACGCTCCGACCATGATCGCGATGAAAATCGACACCGACAAAATCCGTGATGTCATCGGTAAAGGCGGCGCGACCATTCGTGCGATCTGTGAAGAGACCAAGGCTTCGATCGACATCGAAGACGACGGCTCGATCAAGATCTTCGGCGAAACCAAGGAAGCGGCTGAAGCAGCACGTCAGCGCGTTCTGGGCATCACCGCAGAAGCTGAAATCGGCAAGATCTACGTCGGTAAGGTTGAGCGCATCGTCGACTTCGGCGCATTCGTCAACATCCTGCCTGGCAAGGACGGTCTGGTTCACATCTCGATGCTGAGCGATGCTCGCGTCGAGAAAGTGACCGACATCCTGAAAGAAGGCCAGGAAGTGGAAGTACTGGTACTGGACGTGGACAACCGCGGCCGTATCAAGCTGTCCATCAAAGACGTCGCAGCAGCCAAGGCTTCGGGCGTTTAA
- the secG gene encoding preprotein translocase subunit SecG, whose translation MLETVVVVFHLLGALGVVALVLLQQGKGADAGASFGAGASNTVFGSQGSSTFLSKFTAILAAGFFITSLGLGYFAKEKAHQLTQVGLPNPAVLEVPKQQPASDDVPVLQEQKSATPATDVPPAQEQK comes from the coding sequence ATGCTGGAAACAGTCGTAGTCGTTTTTCATCTGCTGGGTGCATTGGGCGTAGTTGCTCTGGTATTGCTGCAGCAGGGTAAAGGTGCGGATGCTGGCGCGTCTTTCGGAGCAGGTGCTTCAAATACTGTGTTCGGAAGCCAAGGTTCCTCTACCTTTCTTAGTAAGTTTACTGCTATACTTGCCGCCGGTTTCTTCATAACCAGCTTAGGGTTAGGTTACTTTGCTAAAGAGAAAGCTCACCAGCTGACTCAAGTAGGTTTGCCAAACCCGGCAGTGTTGGAAGTTCCAAAGCAACAACCGGCTTCTGATGATGTCCCGGTGCTTCAAGAGCAAAAGTCGGCTACCCCAGCGACTGACGTGCCTCCAGCTCAAGAGCAAAAGTAA
- the nadC gene encoding carboxylating nicotinate-nucleotide diphosphorylase — MPNLRLADLTAEIEANVRRALREDIGSGDITAQLIPAERLAKATIITRDAAVIAGTAWVDAVFRQLDPRVAVHWQVRDGERVKPNQVLFHLEGPARSLLTGERSALNFLQLLSGVATRAQYLADFVAETQVKLLDTRKTLPGLRLAQKYAVTCGGCHNHRIGLYDAFLIKENHIAACGGIPEAINAAHKIAPGKPVEIEVESLAELKEALAAGADIIMLDELSLDDMREAVRLNGGKAKLEASGGINESTLLPIAETGVDYISIGAMTKDVKAVDLSMRLSL; from the coding sequence ATGCCGAATCTACGTCTCGCCGATCTGACCGCCGAAATCGAAGCCAACGTGCGCCGTGCGTTGCGTGAAGACATCGGCAGCGGCGACATCACCGCGCAGCTGATCCCGGCCGAACGCCTGGCCAAAGCCACCATCATCACCCGCGACGCCGCTGTCATCGCCGGTACCGCCTGGGTCGATGCCGTGTTCCGGCAACTGGACCCGCGAGTGGCCGTGCACTGGCAGGTGCGCGACGGCGAACGGGTGAAGCCCAATCAGGTCCTGTTCCACCTCGAAGGCCCGGCGCGCTCGTTGCTCACAGGCGAACGCAGCGCACTGAACTTCCTGCAATTGCTGTCCGGCGTGGCCACGCGCGCGCAATACCTGGCGGATTTCGTGGCCGAGACCCAGGTGAAGCTGCTCGACACTCGTAAAACCCTGCCAGGGCTGCGTCTGGCGCAAAAGTACGCCGTGACCTGCGGCGGCTGCCACAACCACCGCATCGGCTTGTACGACGCTTTCCTGATCAAGGAAAACCACATCGCCGCCTGCGGTGGCATCCCTGAAGCGATCAACGCCGCGCACAAGATCGCCCCGGGCAAACCGGTGGAGATCGAGGTGGAAAGCCTGGCGGAGCTGAAGGAAGCCCTGGCAGCCGGTGCCGATATCATCATGCTCGACGAGTTGAGCCTGGATGACATGCGCGAAGCCGTGCGCCTGAACGGCGGCAAGGCCAAACTGGAAGCCAGCGGCGGGATTAACGAAAGCACGCTGCTGCCGATCGCCGAAACCGGGGTGGATTACATTTCGATTGGTGCGATGACCAAGGATGTGAAGGCTGTCGATCTGTCGATGCGTCTGAGCCTCTGA
- a CDS encoding DUF6388 family protein: MTVKELTQEARHEEALKKYLLDSPQLADEIKDLPADDQKDQIQWAFEDEAESQGLQPWELTLKYTSTPEEFEAARLVLHKEAAEVLGVEWEEYCEMNNLVV, encoded by the coding sequence ATGACCGTTAAAGAATTGACCCAGGAAGCCAGGCACGAAGAAGCACTGAAGAAGTACTTGCTTGATTCGCCCCAGCTCGCCGATGAGATCAAGGACCTGCCCGCCGACGATCAGAAAGACCAGATCCAGTGGGCGTTCGAGGATGAGGCGGAATCACAAGGCTTGCAGCCTTGGGAGCTGACGCTCAAGTACACCTCTACCCCGGAAGAATTCGAGGCGGCGCGCCTGGTGCTGCACAAGGAGGCGGCCGAGGTATTGGGCGTCGAGTGGGAAGAGTACTGCGAGATGAACAATCTGGTGGTCTGA
- the rimP gene encoding ribosome maturation factor RimP, producing the protein MSSKLEELQALLAPVVVALGYECWGIEFSAQGRHSMLRVYIDKEGGVLVDDCAIVSRQISGVLDVEDPIAVEYTLEVSSPGMERPLFTIEQFAKFAGEQVKIKLRSPFEGRRNFQGLLRGVEEQDVVVQVEDHEFLLPIDMIDKANIIPSFD; encoded by the coding sequence GTGTCGAGCAAGCTAGAAGAGTTGCAGGCCTTGTTGGCCCCGGTGGTCGTGGCCCTAGGCTATGAATGCTGGGGTATTGAGTTCTCGGCTCAAGGTCGCCACTCAATGTTGCGCGTTTATATTGATAAAGAAGGCGGCGTACTGGTGGACGATTGCGCCATCGTCAGCCGTCAGATCAGCGGTGTCCTGGATGTTGAAGATCCAATCGCCGTTGAATACACCCTTGAAGTTTCCTCGCCTGGCATGGAACGCCCACTGTTCACTATTGAGCAGTTTGCAAAATTTGCCGGTGAACAAGTGAAGATCAAGCTGCGCTCGCCTTTTGAAGGACGACGCAACTTTCAGGGCCTTCTGCGCGGTGTAGAAGAGCAGGACGTCGTGGTGCAGGTAGAAGACCATGAATTCCTGTTGCCGATCGATATGATCGACAAGGCCAACATTATTCCCAGTTTTGACTGA
- the rpsO gene encoding 30S ribosomal protein S15: MALDVQEKAQIVADYQQAVGDTGSPEVQVALLTHNINKLQGHFKANGKDHHSRRGLIRMVNQRRKLLDYLKGKDLGRYQALIGRLGLRR; encoded by the coding sequence ATGGCTCTCGACGTTCAAGAAAAAGCTCAAATCGTAGCTGACTACCAGCAAGCTGTTGGTGACACCGGTTCGCCAGAAGTGCAAGTTGCACTGCTGACCCACAACATCAACAAGCTGCAAGGTCACTTCAAGGCCAACGGTAAAGATCACCACTCCCGTCGTGGTCTGATCCGCATGGTAAACCAGCGTCGTAAGCTGCTGGACTACCTGAAAGGCAAGGATCTGGGTCGTTATCAGGCTCTGATCGGTCGCCTGGGTCTGCGTCGCTAA
- the infB gene encoding translation initiation factor IF-2: MTQVTVKQLADEVKTPVERLLQQMREAGLPHTAAEEHVTDSEKQSLLTHLKSSHKAKVEEPRKITLQRKTTSTLRVAGSKSISVEVRKKKVFVQRSPEEIEAERKRELEERRAVENAARQKAEEEAKRRAEEEARRQPAAAQTASNDAVAAPVAVAEPVRESAPVVAAAPAPSADVRNKQNEQRRPDKPRADDNNRRGSGDGERKNAPHRASVKEKAPAPRVAPRTTDEESDGFRRGGRGKAKLKKRNAHGFQSPTGPVVREVKIGETITVGDLAQQMSVKAAEIIKFMFKLGTPATINQVLDQETAQLVAEELGHKVTLVSDTALEDSLAESLKFEGEAFSRAPVVTVMGHVDHGKTSLLDYIRRAKVAAGEAGGITQHIGAYHVETERGMVTFLDTPGHAAFTAMRARGAKATDIVILVVAADDGVMPQTVEAVQHAKAAGVPLVVAVNKIDKPGADLDRIRSELSVHGVTSEEWGGDTPFVSVSAKVGTGVDELLEAVLLQAEVLELKATPSAPGRGVVVESRLDKGRGPVATVLVQDGTLRQGDMVLVGSNYGRVRAMLDENGKPIKEAGPSIPVEILGLDGTPDAGDEMSVVADEKKAREVALFRQGKFREVKLARAHAGKLENIFENMGQEEKKTLNIVLKSDVRGSLEALNGALNGLGNDEVQVRVVGGGVGGITESDANLALASNAVLFGFNVRADAGARKIVEQEGLDMRYYNVIYDIIEDVKKALTGMLGSDVRENILGIAEVRDVFRSPKFGAIAGCMVIEGVVHRNRPIRVLREDIVIFEGELESLRRFKDDASEVRAGMECGIGVKSYNDVKVGDKIEVFEKVQVARSL, from the coding sequence ATGACGCAAGTCACGGTGAAACAACTGGCCGATGAGGTCAAAACACCGGTAGAGCGCCTGTTGCAGCAGATGCGTGAGGCAGGTCTGCCGCACACCGCCGCCGAAGAACATGTGACTGACAGTGAGAAGCAATCTTTGCTGACTCACTTGAAAAGCAGCCACAAGGCGAAAGTGGAAGAACCACGCAAGATCACACTGCAGCGTAAAACCACCAGCACCCTGCGTGTTGCTGGCAGCAAAAGCATCAGTGTTGAAGTTCGTAAAAAGAAAGTTTTCGTACAGCGCAGCCCGGAAGAAATCGAAGCCGAGCGCAAACGCGAACTGGAAGAACGTCGCGCAGTAGAAAATGCTGCTCGTCAGAAGGCTGAAGAAGAAGCCAAGCGTCGCGCCGAAGAAGAAGCGCGTCGCCAGCCTGCTGCTGCGCAAACCGCTTCCAACGACGCCGTTGCAGCGCCGGTTGCAGTTGCCGAACCCGTACGTGAAAGCGCACCGGTTGTTGCGGCTGCACCTGCTCCGTCTGCTGACGTTCGTAACAAGCAGAACGAACAGCGTCGTCCGGACAAACCACGTGCCGACGATAACAATCGTCGTGGCAGTGGCGATGGCGAGCGCAAAAACGCTCCACATCGTGCTTCGGTCAAAGAGAAAGCGCCTGCTCCACGTGTTGCGCCACGTACTACCGACGAAGAAAGCGATGGCTTCCGTCGTGGTGGTCGCGGCAAGGCCAAGCTGAAGAAACGCAACGCCCACGGTTTCCAGAGCCCAACCGGCCCTGTTGTGCGCGAAGTGAAGATCGGCGAGACCATCACTGTTGGCGATCTCGCCCAGCAGATGTCGGTCAAGGCTGCTGAAATCATCAAGTTCATGTTCAAACTGGGTACTCCAGCGACCATCAACCAGGTACTGGATCAGGAAACTGCCCAACTGGTTGCTGAAGAACTGGGCCACAAAGTGACCCTGGTCAGCGACACAGCCCTGGAAGATTCCCTGGCCGAGTCCCTGAAGTTTGAAGGTGAAGCGTTCTCCCGTGCTCCGGTCGTGACCGTAATGGGCCACGTTGACCACGGTAAGACCTCGCTGCTCGACTACATCCGTCGTGCCAAGGTAGCTGCAGGCGAAGCCGGCGGTATCACCCAGCACATCGGCGCGTACCACGTTGAAACCGAACGCGGCATGGTCACCTTCCTCGACACCCCGGGTCACGCCGCGTTTACCGCAATGCGTGCTCGTGGTGCCAAGGCGACCGACATCGTGATCCTGGTGGTTGCAGCGGACGACGGCGTCATGCCGCAGACCGTTGAAGCCGTTCAGCACGCCAAGGCTGCCGGTGTTCCGCTGGTTGTTGCAGTGAACAAAATCGACAAGCCGGGCGCCGATCTCGATCGCATCCGTAGCGAACTGTCGGTTCACGGCGTGACCTCGGAAGAGTGGGGCGGCGACACCCCGTTCGTATCGGTTTCGGCGAAAGTCGGTACTGGCGTGGACGAGTTGCTCGAAGCTGTTCTGCTGCAAGCCGAAGTTCTGGAACTGAAAGCAACTCCGTCGGCTCCAGGCCGTGGCGTTGTGGTTGAATCGCGTCTCGACAAAGGTCGTGGCCCGGTTGCAACCGTTCTGGTTCAAGACGGTACCCTGCGCCAAGGCGACATGGTGCTGGTCGGTTCGAACTATGGCCGTGTACGTGCCATGCTCGACGAGAACGGCAAGCCAATCAAGGAAGCCGGTCCTTCCATCCCTGTCGAGATTCTCGGCCTGGACGGTACCCCGGACGCTGGCGACGAGATGAGCGTGGTTGCCGACGAGAAGAAAGCCCGTGAAGTGGCTCTGTTCCGTCAAGGCAAGTTCCGCGAAGTCAAACTGGCCCGCGCTCACGCCGGCAAGCTTGAAAACATCTTCGAGAACATGGGTCAGGAAGAGAAGAAGACGCTCAACATCGTCCTCAAATCCGACGTCCGTGGTTCGCTGGAAGCGTTGAACGGTGCCTTGAACGGCCTGGGTAACGACGAAGTGCAAGTGCGTGTTGTCGGTGGCGGTGTCGGTGGTATCACCGAGTCCGACGCCAACCTGGCACTGGCCTCCAACGCTGTACTGTTCGGCTTCAACGTGCGTGCCGATGCCGGCGCTCGCAAGATCGTCGAGCAGGAAGGTCTGGATATGCGTTACTACAACGTGATCTACGACATCATCGAAGACGTCAAGAAAGCCCTCACCGGTATGTTGGGCAGCGATGTTCGCGAGAACATCCTGGGTATCGCTGAAGTCCGTGATGTGTTCCGTTCGCCGAAGTTTGGCGCGATCGCCGGTTGCATGGTTATCGAAGGTGTTGTTCACCGTAACCGTCCAATCCGTGTACTGCGTGAAGACATCGTTATCTTCGAAGGCGAGCTGGAATCCCTGCGCCGCTTCAAGGATGACGCTTCCGAAGTACGTGCCGGCATGGAATGCGGTATCGGCGTGAAGAGCTACAACGACGTCAAAGTCGGTGACAAGATCGAAGTCTTCGAGAAGGTTCAGGTTGCTCGCAGCCTCTAA
- the truB gene encoding tRNA pseudouridine(55) synthase TruB, which produces MAQVKRIRRNVSGIILLDKPLGFTSNAALQKVRWLLNAEKAGHTGSLDPLATGVLPLCFGEATKFSQYLLDSDKAYETLAQLGKTTTTADAEGEVLQERPVTVGRSDVEAALPKFRGQISQIPPMYSALKRDGQPLYKLARAGEVVEREPRSVTIARLELLAFEGDTARLAVDCSKGTYIRTLVEDIGEQLGCGAYVAELRRTQAGPFTLAQTVTLEELEAVHAEGGNEAVDRFLMPSDSGLLDWPLLQFSEHSSFYWLNGQPVRAPDAPKFGMVRVQDHNGRFIGIGEVSEDGRIAPRRLIRSE; this is translated from the coding sequence GTGGCTCAGGTCAAACGTATCCGTCGTAACGTCAGCGGTATCATCCTGCTCGACAAACCGCTGGGGTTCACTTCCAACGCAGCCTTGCAGAAGGTCCGCTGGTTGCTGAACGCCGAGAAGGCCGGGCACACCGGCAGTCTCGATCCGCTGGCCACTGGCGTGTTGCCGCTGTGCTTCGGTGAGGCCACCAAGTTCTCGCAATACCTGCTCGATTCCGACAAGGCTTACGAAACGCTGGCGCAACTGGGCAAAACCACCACCACGGCGGACGCCGAGGGTGAAGTTTTGCAGGAACGCCCGGTGACCGTTGGTCGATCCGATGTCGAAGCGGCACTGCCGAAATTTCGTGGGCAAATCAGTCAGATACCGCCGATGTACTCGGCGCTCAAGCGTGATGGCCAGCCGCTGTACAAGCTGGCACGTGCAGGCGAAGTAGTGGAGCGCGAACCGCGTTCTGTTACTATTGCGCGCTTGGAATTGCTGGCATTTGAAGGTGATACTGCGCGGCTGGCGGTGGATTGCAGCAAAGGCACCTATATCCGCACCCTGGTGGAGGATATCGGTGAGCAACTCGGTTGTGGCGCTTACGTGGCTGAATTGCGACGTACCCAGGCCGGGCCTTTCACCCTGGCGCAGACAGTTACGCTTGAAGAGCTGGAAGCGGTACATGCCGAAGGCGGCAACGAAGCGGTCGACCGCTTCCTGATGCCATCGGACAGCGGCCTGCTGGATTGGCCACTGCTGCAGTTCTCGGAGCACAGCTCGTTCTACTGGCTAAACGGCCAACCGGTACGAGCCCCGGATGCACCGAAGTTCGGCATGGTACGGGTACAGGATCACAACGGTCGCTTCATCGGTATCGGTGAAGTGAGCGAAGACGGGCGCATCGCGCCGCGTCGACTGATTCGGTCAGAATGA
- the nusA gene encoding transcription termination factor NusA, whose translation MSKEVLLVVESVSNEKGVPANVIFEALELALATATKKRFEDEVDLRVEINRHTGAYETFRRWTVVEEADLDDPAIETWPSKVAETHPGAQVGDVVEEKIESIEFGRIAAQTAKQVIVQKVREAERAQVVDAYRERLGEIISGTVKKVTRDNVIVDLGNNAEALLAREDIISRETFRVGVRLRALLKEIRTENRGPQLILSRTAPEMLIELFRIEVPEIAEGLIEVMAASRDPGSRAKIAVRSKDKRIDPQGACIGMRGSRVQAVSGELGGERVDIVLWDDNPAQFVINAMSPAEVAAIIVDEDAHAMDIAVGADNLAQAIGRGGQNVRLASQLTGWTLNVMTESDIQAKQQAETGDILRNFIDELEVDEDLAQVLVDEGFTSLEEIAYVPLEEMLNIDGFDEETVNELRARAKDRLLTKAIATEEKLADAHPAEDLLSLEGMDKDLAMELAVRGVITREDLAEQSIDDLLDIDGIDDDRAGKLIMAARAHWFE comes from the coding sequence ATGAGCAAAGAAGTACTGCTGGTTGTTGAGTCGGTATCCAATGAAAAGGGCGTACCGGCAAACGTAATTTTTGAAGCGCTGGAGCTGGCTCTGGCCACCGCTACAAAAAAGCGGTTTGAGGACGAAGTCGATCTGCGTGTGGAAATCAATCGCCACACCGGTGCTTACGAGACATTCCGTCGCTGGACGGTAGTCGAAGAAGCAGACCTGGACGATCCGGCCATCGAAACCTGGCCAAGCAAGGTTGCCGAAACGCATCCTGGTGCTCAGGTTGGCGATGTCGTCGAAGAAAAGATCGAATCCATCGAGTTCGGCCGTATCGCTGCACAGACTGCCAAGCAAGTCATTGTGCAGAAAGTTCGCGAAGCCGAGCGTGCTCAAGTCGTCGACGCCTATCGCGAGCGCCTGGGGGAAATCATCTCCGGCACCGTGAAGAAAGTGACCCGCGACAACGTGATCGTCGACCTGGGCAACAACGCCGAAGCGTTGCTGGCTCGTGAAGACATCATCTCTCGCGAAACTTTCCGGGTTGGCGTGCGCCTGCGTGCGCTGCTCAAGGAAATCCGCACCGAGAACCGCGGCCCGCAGCTGATCCTGTCGCGTACTGCGCCGGAAATGCTGATCGAGTTGTTCCGCATCGAAGTGCCGGAAATCGCTGAAGGCCTGATCGAAGTAATGGCTGCCTCCCGTGACCCGGGTTCGCGTGCCAAGATCGCGGTCCGCTCCAAGGACAAACGCATCGACCCGCAAGGCGCTTGCATCGGTATGCGCGGTTCGCGCGTCCAGGCAGTGTCGGGTGAGTTGGGCGGTGAGCGTGTGGACATCGTCCTGTGGGACGACAACCCGGCTCAGTTCGTGATCAATGCAATGTCGCCGGCTGAAGTGGCGGCAATTATCGTTGACGAAGATGCCCATGCAATGGACATCGCCGTTGGCGCAGACAATCTGGCTCAGGCCATCGGTCGTGGTGGTCAGAACGTGCGTCTGGCCAGCCAGTTGACTGGCTGGACCCTGAACGTGATGACCGAATCGGACATCCAGGCTAAGCAGCAAGCAGAAACCGGCGACATCCTGCGCAACTTCATCGACGAGCTGGAAGTCGACGAAGACCTGGCACAGGTGCTGGTAGATGAAGGCTTCACCAGCCTGGAAGAGATTGCCTACGTACCGTTGGAAGAAATGCTCAACATCGACGGCTTTGACGAAGAAACCGTCAACGAGCTTCGCGCTCGTGCCAAGGATCGTTTGTTGACCAAAGCCATCGCTACTGAGGAAAAGCTGGCAGACGCCCATCCGGCCGAAGACCTGCTCTCGCTTGAGGGTATGGACAAGGATTTGGCGATGGAACTGGCGGTGCGCGGCGTAATTACCCGCGAAGACCTGGCCGAGCAGTCTATTGACGACCTGCTCGACATCGACGGCATTGACGATGATCGTGCCGGCAAGTTGATCATGGCCGCCCGAGCCCACTGGTTCGAGTAA
- the rbfA gene encoding 30S ribosome-binding factor RbfA, which translates to MAKEYSRTQRIGDQMQRELAQLIRREVKDPRVGLVTITAVEVSRDVGHAKIFITVMGQDNAEDIAQSIKVLNSAAGFLRMQLAREMKLRSVPQLHFHYDESVVRGAHLSALIERAVAEDNQHPVAAEAEDTKE; encoded by the coding sequence ATGGCAAAAGAATACAGCCGTACCCAACGTATCGGCGATCAGATGCAGCGTGAGCTGGCACAGCTGATCCGTCGTGAAGTCAAAGACCCGCGCGTCGGCCTGGTCACCATTACCGCTGTTGAAGTCAGCCGTGACGTCGGTCACGCCAAGATCTTCATCACCGTGATGGGGCAGGACAATGCCGAAGACATCGCGCAAAGCATCAAGGTGCTCAACTCCGCCGCCGGTTTCCTGCGTATGCAGTTGGCTCGCGAAATGAAGTTGCGCAGCGTTCCGCAGTTGCACTTCCACTACGACGAAAGCGTCGTGCGTGGCGCGCACCTGTCGGCACTGATCGAGCGTGCGGTGGCTGAAGACAATCAGCACCCGGTTGCGGCAGAAGCCGAAGACACCAAGGAGTAA